In Natrinema amylolyticum, the following are encoded in one genomic region:
- a CDS encoding ABC transporter permease, producing MSMAKFLTRRLLQGIFVIWGVVTIMFGLRAVAPGDPANMMLAEGATQELVEQVRREEGLNEPVYVQYVDYVQGLVTGDFGYSWQSNREVEAMVIERIPATVELTIAATIVALVIAIPLGVISATRRNEPADYGATLFSLLGISTPNFWLGLMLILVFGVWAGLLPTGRRPVGFGEAVLTLVRYGSVYDLLVWLKHIALPALTLGTYFTALITRLTRSGMVDELGKPYVTASRAKGLPSVLVRYKHVLRNTMIPVITVLGLQMGTLMGGAVITETVFNWPGLGLRLIDALGTRDWPLMQGIVVFIAVAFVTINIAVDAVYSYLDPQVSEG from the coding sequence ATGTCGATGGCTAAGTTTCTCACACGGCGGTTACTGCAGGGGATATTCGTCATCTGGGGAGTCGTAACGATCATGTTCGGACTCCGGGCGGTGGCGCCCGGCGATCCGGCGAACATGATGCTCGCGGAGGGTGCGACCCAGGAGCTGGTCGAACAGGTCAGACGCGAAGAGGGATTGAACGAGCCGGTCTACGTCCAGTACGTGGACTACGTACAGGGGCTGGTCACCGGTGACTTCGGGTACTCCTGGCAGTCGAACCGAGAAGTCGAGGCGATGGTCATCGAGCGCATCCCGGCGACGGTCGAACTGACGATCGCCGCGACGATCGTCGCACTCGTCATCGCGATCCCCCTGGGCGTGATTTCGGCGACGCGCCGGAACGAACCCGCCGACTACGGTGCCACGCTGTTCTCGCTGCTCGGCATCTCGACGCCGAACTTCTGGCTCGGGCTCATGCTGATCCTCGTGTTCGGCGTCTGGGCCGGTCTCTTGCCGACCGGTCGCCGGCCGGTCGGCTTCGGAGAGGCCGTGCTAACGCTCGTCCGGTACGGATCGGTCTACGATCTGCTCGTCTGGCTGAAACACATCGCACTCCCCGCGCTCACGCTCGGGACGTACTTCACGGCGCTCATCACCCGCCTCACCCGGAGCGGCATGGTCGACGAACTCGGCAAGCCCTACGTCACGGCGAGTCGGGCGAAGGGGCTCCCCTCGGTTCTCGTGCGGTACAAACACGTGCTGCGGAATACGATGATCCCGGTCATCACGGTCCTCGGGCTCCAGATGGGGACCCTGATGGGCGGTGCGGTCATCACGGAGACCGTGTTCAACTGGCCGGGTCTCGGACTCCGCCTCATCGACGCGCTCGGCACGCGAGACTGGCCGCTCATGCAGGGGATCGTGGTGTTCATCGCCGTCGCGTTCGTGACGATCAACATCGCCGTCGACGCCGTCTATAGCTATCTCGACCCACAGGTGAGCGAGGGATGA
- a CDS encoding ABC transporter permease, whose protein sequence is MISDRIKSNLGQTFRESLLPKLGLLLLASIVFMAVFAPVLATHDPTRTGYYDDQGAEYPPLGHEYTTSVSDSGDIADVTVEPTTEHVLGTNNVGQDVYSRFLYGARVSLLVGLLGTALAMAIGVPIGLTAGYYGGRVDDGLMRIADTMLAFPALVLALALIGVFGESPVYVPDPIVALGLVEGMPDSIPIPGTVTIVAGLVTWVWFARVARGEALSIRSEEYVKAAKSFGTSDRTILIKHVLPNSLTPIIVLATIQVAAIILLEASLAYLGFSGTTLSWGYEIERGQDVLRTRPWVAMVPGVGIVLAVISVNLLGDWLRDALDPNIEGEGR, encoded by the coding sequence ATGATCTCGGACCGAATCAAATCGAACCTGGGACAGACGTTCAGGGAGAGCCTGCTGCCGAAGCTCGGCCTCCTGTTGCTGGCCTCGATCGTCTTCATGGCGGTGTTCGCACCGGTACTGGCCACCCACGATCCGACGCGGACAGGCTACTACGACGATCAGGGGGCGGAGTATCCGCCGCTGGGGCACGAATACACGACGTCGGTCTCAGACAGCGGCGATATCGCCGACGTGACGGTCGAGCCGACCACCGAACACGTACTCGGGACGAACAACGTCGGACAGGACGTCTACTCGCGGTTCCTCTACGGAGCTCGAGTCTCACTGCTCGTCGGCCTCCTCGGGACGGCGCTGGCGATGGCGATCGGCGTTCCGATCGGACTGACCGCGGGCTACTACGGCGGTCGCGTCGACGACGGGCTGATGCGTATCGCCGACACCATGCTCGCGTTCCCGGCGCTCGTACTCGCCCTGGCACTGATCGGCGTCTTCGGGGAGTCACCGGTCTACGTCCCCGACCCGATCGTGGCGCTCGGACTGGTCGAGGGGATGCCCGACTCGATTCCGATCCCGGGGACGGTCACGATCGTCGCCGGACTCGTCACCTGGGTCTGGTTCGCGCGCGTCGCCCGCGGCGAGGCGCTGTCGATCCGCAGCGAGGAGTACGTCAAGGCCGCGAAGAGCTTCGGGACGAGCGACAGGACGATCCTGATCAAACACGTGCTTCCGAACAGCCTCACGCCAATTATCGTCCTCGCGACGATTCAGGTCGCCGCCATCATCCTGCTCGAGGCCTCGCTGGCGTATCTCGGGTTCTCCGGGACGACGCTCTCGTGGGGCTACGAGATCGAGCGGGGACAGGACGTCCTGCGGACCCGACCGTGGGTCGCCATGGTGCCGGGGGTCGGGATCGTCTTGGCAGTGATCAGCGTCAATCTGCTCGGGGACTGGCTCCGCGACGCACTGGATCCGAACATCGAAGGAGAAGGCCGATGA
- a CDS encoding ABC transporter ATP-binding protein: MTGNILRVSDLSTRYFTQEGQVNAVSSLDLEIERGEVFGIVGESGSGKSVTARSVMDLIEPPGEITDGEIRYRNADLAGAIADDHPDAVDGEFVKLLELPDRVRRSLRGTSFSMIFQDPESSFNPTLTVGEQLAEAVEVQRRASATPRSTRARTQSEEYSLGSLLLSKLLPSRAYVSEESRERAIELLELVGIPDPVERVDEYPHEYSGGMLQRAMIAQALAGEPDVLIADEPTTALDVTIQAQILDLLDELQRETEMTILLITHNLGVIARMCDRVGVMYAGEIVERGTLEDVFDEQVHPYTEGLLGSVPSLEGGAARRRGNSESSRPVEDEVFQDAADSRAAEPRDDAAGRLRPIPGNVPSLLDHEMGDRCHFADRCPKAMEDCLEHPPEYPADGSDDHRARCVLAETEYDEDAALPDGYFDEAERPAGDKHAGPEEPETEPPEERSRPPAETTGGEHQ; this comes from the coding sequence ATGACAGGGAACATACTTCGCGTCTCCGACCTTTCGACGCGCTACTTCACGCAGGAGGGACAGGTAAACGCGGTCTCGTCACTCGATCTCGAGATCGAGCGCGGCGAGGTCTTCGGAATCGTCGGCGAGAGCGGCAGCGGGAAGAGCGTCACCGCCCGCTCGGTCATGGACCTGATCGAGCCGCCGGGCGAGATCACCGACGGCGAGATCCGCTACCGAAACGCCGACCTCGCCGGAGCGATCGCTGACGACCACCCGGACGCGGTCGACGGGGAGTTCGTGAAGCTGCTCGAGCTCCCCGATCGCGTCAGGCGATCGCTGCGGGGGACGTCGTTCAGCATGATCTTCCAGGACCCGGAGAGCAGTTTCAACCCGACGCTCACCGTCGGCGAACAGCTCGCAGAGGCCGTCGAGGTCCAGCGGCGGGCCAGCGCCACCCCGCGATCGACCCGTGCCAGAACCCAGTCCGAGGAGTACTCGCTGGGATCGCTGCTGCTCTCCAAACTACTCCCCTCGCGGGCGTACGTTAGCGAGGAGAGCCGCGAGCGGGCGATCGAACTGCTCGAGCTGGTCGGCATCCCGGATCCGGTCGAGCGAGTCGACGAGTACCCACACGAGTACTCCGGCGGGATGCTTCAGCGGGCGATGATCGCCCAGGCGCTGGCCGGCGAGCCGGACGTACTGATCGCCGACGAGCCGACGACGGCGCTCGACGTGACGATCCAGGCCCAGATTCTCGACTTGCTCGACGAGCTGCAGCGAGAGACCGAGATGACGATCCTGCTGATCACGCACAATCTCGGCGTCATCGCGCGCATGTGCGATCGAGTCGGCGTGATGTACGCCGGCGAGATCGTCGAGCGCGGGACCTTGGAGGACGTCTTCGACGAGCAGGTCCACCCCTATACCGAAGGGCTGCTCGGCTCGGTTCCCTCCCTCGAGGGGGGCGCGGCGCGACGTCGAGGGAACTCGGAGAGTTCCCGACCAGTGGAAGACGAAGTCTTCCAAGACGCCGCGGATAGTCGAGCGGCCGAGCCGCGAGACGACGCGGCCGGCCGGCTCCGGCCGATTCCGGGGAACGTCCCGAGCCTCCTCGATCACGAGATGGGCGACCGGTGTCACTTCGCCGATCGGTGCCCGAAAGCGATGGAGGACTGTCTCGAGCACCCGCCGGAGTATCCGGCCGACGGGAGTGATGACCACCGAGCGCGCTGTGTGCTCGCCGAAACGGAGTACGACGAGGACGCGGCGCTCCCGGACGGCTACTTCGACGAGGCGGAACGGCCGGCCGGAGACAAACACGCCGGGCCGGAGGAGCCCGAGACCGAGCCTCCCGAGGAGCGGTCACGGCCGCCGGCCGAGACCACCGGAGGTGAACACCAGTGA
- a CDS encoding ABC transporter ATP-binding protein, translated as MSADEPLVRVDGLQKYFWENDSLLDRLLGEDPVPVRAVDGVSFDIYEGETLGLVGESGCGKSTAGETLLRLQDPTDGRVEFDGEAVYDLSGAALTDFRRSAQVVFQDPFSSLDPRMTIGDIVRQPLDVHEVGTADERRERVRELLERVGLSADQLDRYPHEFSGGQRQRIGIARALALEPEFVVLDEPTSALDVSVQAQVLNLLDDLQAEFDLTYLLISHDLSVIRHVCDRVAVMYLGEIVEIGPVGELFEAPKHPYTRALLESVPRASTEERDRDRETLAGDVPSPRDPPSGCRFRTRCPLVIPPADLEIEQATYRELMTLRERIERRDISLESVGDGDRFAVEDGGVPEADVPAFVAALQDRLLDVELPARHDAIVEDALSELAAGNWEAAAAQLRTAYESVCERNHPGLGTGDHPVACHCYGVASDRTVDPDSLS; from the coding sequence GTGAGCGCCGACGAGCCGCTCGTCCGCGTCGACGGCCTGCAGAAGTACTTCTGGGAGAACGACTCGCTGCTCGACCGCCTGCTGGGCGAGGATCCCGTCCCCGTCCGCGCCGTCGACGGCGTCAGCTTCGACATCTACGAGGGCGAGACCCTGGGGCTGGTCGGCGAGTCCGGCTGCGGGAAGTCGACGGCGGGGGAAACGCTGCTCCGCTTGCAGGACCCCACCGACGGTCGGGTCGAGTTCGACGGCGAAGCGGTCTACGACCTCAGCGGCGCCGCCCTCACCGATTTCCGCCGGAGCGCACAGGTCGTCTTTCAGGACCCCTTCTCGAGTCTCGATCCGCGGATGACGATCGGCGATATCGTCCGACAGCCCCTCGACGTCCACGAGGTCGGGACCGCGGACGAACGACGGGAGCGAGTCCGCGAGTTGCTCGAGCGCGTCGGGCTCTCGGCCGACCAGCTCGACCGCTACCCGCACGAGTTCTCCGGCGGCCAGCGCCAGCGGATCGGTATCGCGCGCGCGCTGGCCTTAGAGCCCGAGTTCGTCGTGCTCGACGAACCGACGTCGGCGCTGGACGTCTCCGTACAAGCACAGGTGCTGAACCTGCTCGACGACCTGCAGGCGGAGTTCGATCTCACGTACCTGCTGATCAGCCACGACCTCTCCGTGATCCGGCACGTCTGTGACCGCGTCGCCGTGATGTATCTCGGCGAGATCGTCGAGATCGGACCCGTCGGAGAGCTGTTCGAGGCGCCGAAACACCCCTACACGCGGGCCCTACTCGAGAGCGTGCCTCGGGCCTCGACCGAGGAGCGCGACCGCGATCGGGAGACGCTCGCCGGCGACGTGCCCTCGCCGCGGGATCCGCCGAGCGGCTGTCGGTTCCGGACCCGGTGTCCGCTGGTGATCCCGCCCGCGGACCTCGAGATCGAGCAGGCGACCTACCGCGAGCTCATGACGCTGCGCGAGCGGATCGAACGGCGCGACATTTCCCTCGAGTCCGTCGGCGACGGCGATCGGTTCGCGGTCGAGGACGGCGGCGTTCCGGAGGCCGACGTGCCGGCATTCGTCGCGGCGCTGCAGGACCGATTGCTCGACGTCGAACTGCCCGCGCGCCACGACGCGATCGTCGAGGACGCGCTCTCGGAACTGGCCGCTGGGAACTGGGAGGCGGCCGCAGCGCAGTTACGGACGGCCTACGAGAGCGTCTGCGAACGGAATCACCCCGGACTCGGTACCGGGGACCATCCGGTGGCCTGTCACTGCTACGGTGTGGCGAGCGATCGGACGGTCGATCCGGATTCGCTCTCGTGA
- a CDS encoding DUF7344 domain-containing protein, protein MNQTNASRMEAACSLLAESERRFLLYQLADDHTANLEDLVTQVAVWELDARPETIDKDVRQRVYVSLVHNHLPRLEDYDIIEYDLRSGDIVLAEGFDDIKPLLEQFRQTEEKPEIRERPPL, encoded by the coding sequence ATGAACCAGACGAACGCCAGCCGGATGGAAGCGGCCTGTTCCCTCCTCGCCGAGTCCGAACGGCGGTTTCTGCTCTATCAACTCGCGGACGATCACACCGCGAACCTCGAGGACCTCGTCACGCAGGTCGCGGTTTGGGAGCTCGACGCCCGTCCGGAAACGATCGACAAGGACGTGAGACAGCGCGTCTACGTCTCGCTCGTCCACAACCACCTGCCGCGACTCGAGGACTACGATATCATCGAGTACGACCTGCGGAGCGGCGATATCGTGCTAGCGGAGGGATTCGACGACATCAAACCGCTGCTCGAGCAGTTCCGACAGACCGAGGAGAAACCCGAGATCCGCGAACGACCCCCGCTCTGA
- a CDS encoding DMT family transporter: MSRYRNLALFLTLATLWGSAFVAISAGLSYIPPVLFAALRYDIAGLLMLGYAVYAVDNWLPRGRAEWTQVAVGAVLLIAAYHAFLFIGQQNTTAAAAAILVSLSPVLSTGFARLLVPSDALSVVGVVGVVVGLLGVGVIVRPDPANLLATDAVAKGLVFCAATAFALGSVLTRRLDASLPIETMEAWSMLGGAVVMHLVSLAIGEPFEPAAWTHPEAIGALAYLSLGASAVGFLIYFDLLERLGAVEINMVSYVAPIVTAVVGWLYLGEVVDTATLAGFGLIAVGFLLVKRRAIRREVGHVRSRGSSE; this comes from the coding sequence GTGAGCCGCTATCGAAACCTCGCGCTCTTCCTGACGCTCGCAACGCTGTGGGGATCCGCCTTCGTCGCGATCAGCGCCGGACTCTCCTACATCCCGCCGGTCCTGTTCGCAGCGTTGCGCTACGATATCGCCGGCCTCCTGATGCTCGGCTACGCGGTGTACGCCGTCGATAACTGGCTGCCTCGCGGCCGGGCGGAGTGGACGCAGGTCGCCGTCGGTGCCGTGCTCTTAATCGCGGCCTACCACGCCTTCCTGTTCATCGGACAGCAGAACACGACGGCCGCGGCGGCCGCGATCCTGGTGAGCCTCTCGCCCGTCCTGAGCACCGGGTTCGCGCGGCTGCTTGTCCCGTCGGACGCACTCTCGGTGGTCGGCGTCGTCGGCGTCGTCGTCGGCCTGCTCGGGGTCGGCGTCATCGTCCGCCCCGATCCGGCCAACCTCCTGGCCACCGACGCCGTGGCGAAGGGGCTCGTCTTCTGTGCCGCGACCGCGTTCGCCCTGGGCAGCGTCCTCACTCGCCGGCTCGACGCCTCGCTCCCGATCGAGACGATGGAGGCCTGGTCGATGCTCGGCGGTGCCGTCGTCATGCACCTCGTGAGCCTCGCGATCGGCGAGCCGTTCGAGCCGGCCGCGTGGACCCATCCCGAGGCGATCGGCGCGCTCGCGTACCTGTCGCTGGGCGCGAGTGCGGTCGGGTTCCTCATCTACTTCGACCTGCTCGAGCGGCTGGGCGCCGTCGAGATCAACATGGTCTCCTACGTCGCGCCGATCGTCACCGCGGTCGTCGGCTGGCTCTATCTCGGCGAAGTCGTCGACACTGCGACGCTCGCCGGGTTCGGCCTCATCGCCGTCGGCTTCCTCCTCGTCAAGCGGCGGGCGATCCGACGAGAGGTCGGCCACGTCCGGTCGCGCGGCTCGAGCGAGTGA
- a CDS encoding protein sorting system archaetidylserine decarboxylase, which yields MNFAPGAWKYAILPLLAAPFAIFISVTASLVALAVGAGTLAFFRDPDRTPPPTGVVSPADGTVSVLREEGDRVRLGVFMNVWHVHVVRAPFAGRVTDVEHVSGANRPAFSKESDRNERVHLRLETDSSNLPSTADTDDAVNASHPDEPDSDAEVTLIAGAFARRIHPYTERGDEVARGDRIGHIAFGSRVDLLFPPAVDHEDVAVGIGDSMTAGETVVLESSADDFSGGFDIETDGGPDTDDRNE from the coding sequence ATGAACTTCGCGCCGGGGGCCTGGAAGTACGCCATCCTTCCCCTGCTCGCTGCCCCGTTCGCCATCTTCATTAGCGTCACCGCGAGCCTCGTCGCCCTCGCGGTCGGTGCCGGCACCCTCGCCTTCTTTCGCGACCCCGACCGCACCCCGCCCCCGACCGGCGTCGTCTCGCCGGCCGACGGTACCGTCTCCGTCCTCCGCGAGGAGGGCGACCGAGTTCGGCTCGGCGTCTTCATGAACGTCTGGCACGTCCACGTCGTCCGCGCCCCCTTCGCCGGCCGCGTCACCGACGTCGAACACGTCTCCGGTGCGAACCGACCCGCGTTCTCGAAGGAGTCCGACCGCAACGAACGCGTTCACCTCCGCCTCGAGACCGACTCGTCGAACCTTCCGTCCACCGCAGACACCGACGATGCGGTCAACGCGTCCCACCCCGACGAACCCGACTCGGACGCCGAGGTGACGCTGATCGCTGGCGCGTTCGCCCGCCGCATCCACCCCTACACCGAGCGCGGCGACGAGGTCGCGCGCGGCGACCGCATCGGTCACATCGCCTTCGGCAGCCGCGTCGACCTCCTCTTTCCGCCCGCGGTCGACCACGAGGACGTGGCCGTCGGTATCGGCGACTCCATGACCGCCGGAGAGACCGTGGTGCTCGAGTCTTCGGCCGACGACTTCTCCGGCGGATTCGATATCGAAACCGACGGCGGACCCGATACCGACGACCGAAACGAGTAG
- a CDS encoding PAS domain-containing sensor histidine kinase, which translates to MESGPSNDPPATEDGALAGSIPTRMATLLEAADVACFRATPTGTIDAVNDAFTRLTGYTRAELDERSVDALFDDGPTIESLVSDLDEGDSSPTSVPVSIRTKTDVVPCTVHLERRPRGAEPDQQPALTGIVRRRTGTAQSAVKSESDLTYGRTFEALADALPDGIIVLDTNSDVQYANPAVERILGYDPDELVGSSKVKIIPPRLRQTHLSALQRYLETGERNINWTYVELPGQHTDGHEVPLGVSLNDFTYNGDRYFVGLFRDISPRKEAERTLSEKVVQLESVSYLGRHALESADTDDLLAKATELVAAALDASYATVFEHDAGPDGEVLRLRADTGLDVDDLTTSAADSIAAAALADDGPVVIEDFESDGRFDGPSLSADRDVRSGITVTIGPATDPWGVLDVYDTDRREFADHDIDFLESVATILATAIERQRYERRLNETVADLEASNERLEQFAYAASHDLQEPLRMVSSYLQLIESRYADDLDADGREFIDYAVDGAERMREMIDGLLEYSRIDSQGDPFEPVDLDAVLEDVLTDLQVMIEGTDAEITAEPLPEIQGDPRQLRQLFQNLLSNAIEYSGDEPPRVHVEARHNGRNWEISVADDGIGIDPDDQDRVFRVFQRLHSREEYDGTGIGLALCRRIVERHGGRIRVDSEPGEGATFTVAIPADASQ; encoded by the coding sequence ATGGAATCCGGCCCGTCAAATGACCCGCCGGCGACCGAGGACGGAGCCCTCGCCGGTTCGATTCCCACCCGAATGGCGACGCTGCTCGAGGCGGCGGACGTCGCGTGCTTCCGAGCGACGCCGACGGGGACGATCGATGCGGTCAACGACGCATTCACGCGGTTGACCGGTTACACGCGAGCCGAACTCGACGAGCGATCGGTCGATGCACTTTTCGACGACGGACCGACGATCGAGTCGCTCGTTTCGGACCTCGACGAGGGCGATTCGTCGCCGACGTCGGTGCCGGTTTCGATTCGAACGAAGACGGACGTCGTCCCCTGTACCGTCCACCTCGAGCGACGGCCGCGGGGAGCCGAACCTGACCAGCAGCCGGCTCTCACCGGTATCGTCCGCCGCCGGACGGGAACGGCCCAGTCAGCGGTGAAATCCGAGTCTGATCTCACGTACGGGCGGACCTTCGAGGCGCTCGCCGACGCGCTCCCTGACGGCATTATCGTCCTCGATACGAACAGCGACGTCCAGTACGCCAACCCCGCCGTCGAACGCATCCTCGGCTACGATCCCGACGAACTCGTCGGCTCGAGTAAGGTCAAGATCATCCCGCCACGGTTGCGCCAGACCCACCTCTCGGCGCTGCAGCGCTACCTCGAGACCGGCGAACGGAACATCAACTGGACCTACGTCGAATTGCCGGGCCAGCACACGGACGGCCACGAGGTGCCCCTCGGCGTCTCGCTCAACGACTTCACGTACAACGGCGACCGCTATTTCGTCGGCCTCTTCCGGGACATCTCGCCCCGAAAGGAGGCCGAACGCACCCTGTCCGAGAAGGTCGTCCAGCTCGAGTCGGTCTCGTATCTCGGCCGGCACGCCCTCGAGAGCGCCGATACCGACGACCTGCTCGCGAAGGCGACCGAACTGGTCGCGGCCGCGCTCGACGCGTCGTACGCGACCGTCTTCGAACACGACGCGGGCCCCGACGGCGAAGTGCTCCGGCTCCGGGCCGACACCGGCCTCGACGTCGACGACCTGACGACGTCCGCTGCGGATTCGATCGCGGCCGCCGCACTGGCGGACGACGGCCCCGTGGTGATCGAGGACTTCGAATCCGACGGCCGGTTCGACGGACCGTCGCTTTCGGCCGATCGCGACGTCCGGAGCGGGATCACCGTCACGATCGGTCCGGCGACCGATCCGTGGGGCGTCCTCGACGTCTACGACACCGACCGGCGGGAGTTCGCCGACCACGACATCGACTTTCTCGAGAGCGTCGCCACGATCCTCGCGACCGCGATCGAACGCCAGCGGTACGAACGCCGGCTCAACGAGACCGTCGCCGATCTCGAGGCGTCGAACGAACGCTTAGAGCAGTTCGCCTACGCCGCCTCCCACGACCTGCAAGAGCCCCTGCGGATGGTCTCGAGTTACCTGCAACTGATCGAGAGCCGCTACGCCGACGACCTCGACGCGGACGGCCGGGAGTTCATCGACTACGCCGTCGACGGCGCGGAACGCATGCGCGAGATGATCGACGGCCTGCTCGAGTACTCCCGGATCGACTCGCAGGGCGACCCCTTCGAACCGGTCGACTTGGACGCCGTCCTCGAGGACGTCCTGACCGACCTACAGGTGATGATCGAGGGAACCGACGCCGAGATTACCGCCGAGCCGTTGCCCGAGATTCAGGGCGACCCGCGACAGCTCCGACAGCTGTTCCAGAACCTCCTGAGTAACGCGATCGAGTACAGCGGGGACGAGCCGCCGCGAGTGCACGTCGAGGCCCGACACAACGGCAGGAACTGGGAGATATCGGTCGCGGACGACGGAATCGGCATCGATCCCGACGATCAGGATCGGGTCTTCCGGGTGTTCCAGCGGCTCCACAGTCGCGAGGAGTACGACGGGACGGGCATCGGGCTCGCACTCTGTCGCCGCATCGTCGAGCGCCACGGCGGTCGCATCCGAGTCGACTCCGAACCCGGCGAGGGCGCGACGTTTACCGTCGCGATTCCGGCCGACGCCTCGCAGTGA